In Oryza brachyantha chromosome 1, ObraRS2, whole genome shotgun sequence, the following are encoded in one genomic region:
- the LOC102708768 gene encoding uncharacterized protein LOC102708768 isoform X1, with protein MENGGDSQKGGGGGGAGEVRRINVVYFLSRGGRTDHPHLFRVNHLHRAGVRLRDVKRWLSELRSKDMPDSFSWSYKKNYKAGYIWQDLMDDDLIIPVSDNEYVLKGCDVRRAPPCNGAPKEKSSSLEDQNKLNSQGENDVACDQKQVDVALQVTALNSDEPSPGADGESAPFKNDLPRGLRGEKQQQQREEEAKAVSKAVVARSLPAAEEEQVKSCRTKNHPAVHGRARRIHLPQLLHSMLTCGAAADADDTALRPVPRRGARAGAGANDDDGEWPRTPVCPGIDGCGLRVGKKVKVRRGGKDKAKPKQKRDGVDAHKHKHKPASLPRCSQCGKEFKPHELHSHMQSCRGFKERMRSSTSSSRASAGRGRSSAAARAARGKGAAAGDTSERPSAALLLLES; from the exons ATGGAGAATGGAGGGGACTCGCAgaagggtggtggtggtggcggcgccggtgaggTGAGGAGGATCAACGTGGTGTATTTCTTGAGCCGCGGCGGCAGGACGGACCACCCGCACCTCTTCCGCGTCAACCAcctccaccgcgccggcgTGCGCCTCCGCG ATGTTAAGAGGTGGCTCTCCGAGCTGCGGAGCAAGGACATGCCGGACAGTTTCTCCTGGTCCTACAAAAA GAACTACAAGGCCGGGTATATATGGCAGGACCTGATGGACGACGACCTTATCATCCCCGTCTCCGACAACGAGTACGTGCTCAAGGGCTGCGACGTCCGGCGAGCCCCTCCTTGCAACGGAGCGCCAAAGGAGAAGTCGTCTTCTTTAG AAGATCAAAATAAGCTGAACAGTCAGGGAGAAAACGACGTCGCGTGCGATCAGAAGCAAGTCGACGTGGCGCTCCAGGTGACGGCGCTGAACTCCGACGAGCCCTCGCCCGGCGCCGACGGAGAATCGGCGCCGTTCAAGAACGACCTGCCACGAGGCCTTCGCGGCgaaaagcagcagcagcagcgggaggaggaggcgaaggCGGTGTCCAAGGCGGTGGTTGCGCGATcgttgccggcggcggaggaggagcaggtgAAAAGTTGCAGGACAAAAAACCACCCGGCCGTGCACGGCAGGGCTCGGAGGATACACCTGCCGCAGCTTCTCCACAGCATGCTGACgtgcggcgcggccgccgacgcGGACGACACCGCGCTCCGCCCCGTACCGCGGCggggcgcccgcgccggcgccggcgccaacgacgacgacggcgagtggcCTCGTACGCCGGTGTGCCCCGGCATCGACGGGTGCGGCCTCAG GGTGGGAAAGAAGGTGAAGGTGCGGAGAGGCGGGAAAGACAAGGCGAAGCCGAAGCAGAAGCGAGACGGCGTCGATGCACACAAGCACAAGCACAAGCCGGCGAGTTTGCCGCGTTGCTC GCAGTGCGGGAAGGAGTTCAAGCCGCATGAGCTGCACTCGCACATGCAGTCGTGCAGGGGCTTCAAGGAGAGGATGAGGAGCAGCACCAGCAGCTCCCGGGCCAGCGCGGGCAGAGGCCGGAGCTCCGCCGCTGCAAGGGCCGCCAGAGGcaagggcgccgccgccggcgacaccTCGGAGCGGCCGTCCGctgcgctcctcctcctcgagtcTTGA
- the LOC102708768 gene encoding uncharacterized protein LOC102708768 isoform X2: MENGGDSQKGGGGGGAGEVRRINVVYFLSRGGRTDHPHLFRVNHLHRAGVRLRDVKRWLSELRSKDMPDSFSWSYKKNYKAGYIWQDLMDDDLIIPVSDNEYVLKGCDVRRAPPCNGAPKEKSSSLDQNKLNSQGENDVACDQKQVDVALQVTALNSDEPSPGADGESAPFKNDLPRGLRGEKQQQQREEEAKAVSKAVVARSLPAAEEEQVKSCRTKNHPAVHGRARRIHLPQLLHSMLTCGAAADADDTALRPVPRRGARAGAGANDDDGEWPRTPVCPGIDGCGLRVGKKVKVRRGGKDKAKPKQKRDGVDAHKHKHKPASLPRCSQCGKEFKPHELHSHMQSCRGFKERMRSSTSSSRASAGRGRSSAAARAARGKGAAAGDTSERPSAALLLLES, from the exons ATGGAGAATGGAGGGGACTCGCAgaagggtggtggtggtggcggcgccggtgaggTGAGGAGGATCAACGTGGTGTATTTCTTGAGCCGCGGCGGCAGGACGGACCACCCGCACCTCTTCCGCGTCAACCAcctccaccgcgccggcgTGCGCCTCCGCG ATGTTAAGAGGTGGCTCTCCGAGCTGCGGAGCAAGGACATGCCGGACAGTTTCTCCTGGTCCTACAAAAA GAACTACAAGGCCGGGTATATATGGCAGGACCTGATGGACGACGACCTTATCATCCCCGTCTCCGACAACGAGTACGTGCTCAAGGGCTGCGACGTCCGGCGAGCCCCTCCTTGCAACGGAGCGCCAAAGGAGAAGTCGTCTTCTTTAG ATCAAAATAAGCTGAACAGTCAGGGAGAAAACGACGTCGCGTGCGATCAGAAGCAAGTCGACGTGGCGCTCCAGGTGACGGCGCTGAACTCCGACGAGCCCTCGCCCGGCGCCGACGGAGAATCGGCGCCGTTCAAGAACGACCTGCCACGAGGCCTTCGCGGCgaaaagcagcagcagcagcgggaggaggaggcgaaggCGGTGTCCAAGGCGGTGGTTGCGCGATcgttgccggcggcggaggaggagcaggtgAAAAGTTGCAGGACAAAAAACCACCCGGCCGTGCACGGCAGGGCTCGGAGGATACACCTGCCGCAGCTTCTCCACAGCATGCTGACgtgcggcgcggccgccgacgcGGACGACACCGCGCTCCGCCCCGTACCGCGGCggggcgcccgcgccggcgccggcgccaacgacgacgacggcgagtggcCTCGTACGCCGGTGTGCCCCGGCATCGACGGGTGCGGCCTCAG GGTGGGAAAGAAGGTGAAGGTGCGGAGAGGCGGGAAAGACAAGGCGAAGCCGAAGCAGAAGCGAGACGGCGTCGATGCACACAAGCACAAGCACAAGCCGGCGAGTTTGCCGCGTTGCTC GCAGTGCGGGAAGGAGTTCAAGCCGCATGAGCTGCACTCGCACATGCAGTCGTGCAGGGGCTTCAAGGAGAGGATGAGGAGCAGCACCAGCAGCTCCCGGGCCAGCGCGGGCAGAGGCCGGAGCTCCGCCGCTGCAAGGGCCGCCAGAGGcaagggcgccgccgccggcgacaccTCGGAGCGGCCGTCCGctgcgctcctcctcctcgagtcTTGA